The following are encoded in a window of Haloarcula laminariae genomic DNA:
- a CDS encoding dihydrolipoyl dehydrogenase family protein has translation MTHVVIIGAYGSAGAAAARELAPVDGIDLTLIDDGDPGGGLCILKGCMPSKEVLSAGAHRFQARHDERLVGDPPEVDLAATVERKDDHVLGWAEHRREGIHGLTEHEGVEFVHATAEFVDDHTVRAGGRTVDADYVVVATGSTVNPPEIPGIDDVDYMTSADVLDATAFPDSGIVMGFGYIGMELVPYLAEAGGMGLTVIEHDDRPIDEADPAFGDAARDIYEDNWDVEIPTNCHERRLEPTEDGGVRLSVEFDDGREDIYEADQLFCFTGRRPTLDGLGLERTAVSADGEWVGDTMQTVDADHVYAVGDVNGKEPILHVAKEQGVTAAENIRRQEAGSDPQPYENVHHHVIFSGLGVYPFARVGHNEHSARAAGHSVVTATRQASDDGVFKSKDVPEGLAKLVVDAADGTVLGWQGLHYHADSFAKTLQIVVELGLDVREIPDRAYHPTLPENLDGLVRDCVAQLDG, from the coding sequence ATGACTCACGTCGTCATCATCGGCGCGTACGGCAGCGCTGGCGCGGCCGCCGCCCGCGAACTCGCCCCCGTGGACGGAATCGACCTCACACTCATCGACGACGGGGACCCCGGCGGCGGGCTCTGCATCCTCAAGGGGTGTATGCCGTCGAAGGAGGTGCTGTCGGCCGGCGCCCACCGGTTCCAGGCGCGCCACGACGAGCGCCTCGTCGGCGACCCGCCGGAGGTGGACCTGGCGGCGACCGTCGAGCGCAAGGACGACCACGTGCTGGGCTGGGCCGAACACCGCCGCGAGGGAATCCACGGCCTGACCGAGCACGAGGGCGTCGAGTTCGTCCACGCGACCGCGGAGTTCGTCGACGACCACACGGTCCGGGCGGGCGGGCGGACCGTCGACGCGGATTACGTCGTCGTCGCCACCGGCTCGACGGTAAACCCCCCCGAGATACCGGGTATCGACGATGTCGACTACATGACGAGCGCCGACGTGCTCGACGCCACGGCGTTCCCGGACTCGGGCATCGTGATGGGCTTTGGCTACATCGGGATGGAGCTGGTCCCCTACCTCGCGGAGGCCGGCGGCATGGGGCTTACCGTGATAGAGCACGACGACCGGCCCATCGACGAGGCCGACCCGGCCTTCGGGGACGCCGCCAGGGACATATACGAGGACAACTGGGACGTGGAGATTCCGACGAACTGCCACGAGCGGCGCCTCGAACCGACCGAGGACGGCGGCGTGCGGCTGTCCGTCGAATTCGACGACGGGCGCGAGGACATCTACGAAGCCGACCAGCTGTTCTGTTTCACCGGCCGGCGGCCGACGCTCGACGGGCTGGGGCTGGAGCGGACGGCCGTCTCGGCGGACGGCGAGTGGGTCGGGGACACCATGCAGACGGTCGACGCCGACCACGTCTACGCCGTCGGCGACGTCAACGGCAAGGAGCCCATCCTCCACGTCGCCAAGGAGCAGGGCGTCACCGCCGCCGAGAACATCCGGCGTCAGGAGGCGGGCAGCGACCCCCAGCCCTACGAGAACGTCCACCACCACGTCATCTTCTCTGGGCTGGGCGTCTACCCGTTCGCCCGCGTCGGCCACAACGAGCACAGCGCCCGAGCGGCCGGCCACAGCGTGGTGACGGCGACCCGGCAGGCCAGCGACGACGGCGTCTTCAAATCGAAGGACGTGCCCGAGGGCCTCGCGAAGCTCGTCGTCGACGCGGCCGACGGGACGGTGCTGGGGTGGCAGGGACTACACTACCACGCCGACAGCTTCGCGAAGACGCTGCAAATCGTCGTCGAGCTGGGACTTGACGTGCGGGAGATTCCCGACCGGGCCTACCATCCGACGCTCCCCGAGAACCTCGACGGGCTGGTCAGGGACTGCGTGGCCCAGCTGGACGGGTGA
- a CDS encoding ATP-binding protein, protein MENPVVAGGRPLTATDGRVHVLYVDTAATAPESLRTADGVHEIRTCRSVEAALAALETERVDCVVSEYTLPDRDGLDFLREVRDRWSGLPFVLVTGDGDEALASEAIGAGATDYLSKDNVGALGERVVSAVTDAAEQGEILGRMTDAFFAVDTDWRFTYVNEEGLSILCEAIGEELSAAELLGRSIWDELPPLVGTQFYDAYHRAMDDQEPVSFEAHYDPLSTWFAVRAYPSPTGLSVYFRDVTERKAREEEMAERDRVLREVYRIIADKDRDFEEKVDELLGLGREVLDTDCAALSSISDDSYVFDIVHDPSGQITSGDVIPLSATNCERAVVDEETLVLGDVAAEAPELTDRAGYTEMGTSCYLGTPVWVDGEIDGTFCFFDTEPRTDSFTDWEVTLIDLMGNWVSYERERERHAAQLTRERNRLDDFASLVSHDLRNPLTVAMGRLDIIREGYDGDPDHVDTVEASLERMDALIEDLLVLSRSGKQSVEPEPHVLRSVATAAWEATGSDDATLHVVDGDTTLYGDTVSTQQLFENLLRNAVEHGGADVTVEVGALSDGFYVADDGPGIPPEDRGQVFDSGYTTSDDGTGFGLRIVRGIVDAHGWAIDVSESVDGGARFEVTGVRTE, encoded by the coding sequence ATGGAAAACCCCGTGGTCGCAGGGGGGCGACCGCTCACCGCGACGGACGGACGCGTTCACGTCCTCTACGTCGATACGGCAGCGACCGCGCCCGAGTCCCTCCGCACCGCGGACGGCGTTCACGAGATTCGGACGTGCAGGTCGGTCGAGGCCGCGCTGGCGGCGCTGGAGACCGAGCGCGTCGACTGCGTCGTCAGCGAGTACACGCTCCCCGACCGCGACGGGCTCGACTTCCTCCGGGAGGTCCGGGACCGGTGGTCGGGGCTGCCGTTCGTGCTGGTGACCGGCGACGGCGACGAGGCGCTGGCCAGCGAGGCCATCGGCGCCGGCGCGACGGACTATCTGTCGAAGGACAACGTCGGGGCGCTGGGCGAGCGCGTCGTCTCGGCCGTCACCGACGCCGCCGAACAGGGAGAAATCCTGGGTCGGATGACTGACGCCTTCTTCGCGGTCGACACCGACTGGCGGTTCACGTACGTCAACGAGGAGGGGCTGTCCATCCTCTGTGAGGCCATCGGCGAGGAGTTATCCGCGGCCGAACTCCTCGGGCGGTCCATCTGGGACGAACTGCCGCCGCTCGTCGGCACGCAGTTCTACGACGCCTACCACCGTGCGATGGACGACCAGGAGCCGGTGTCGTTCGAGGCCCACTACGACCCCCTCAGCACGTGGTTCGCGGTTCGTGCGTACCCGTCGCCGACCGGGCTCTCGGTGTACTTCCGGGACGTGACCGAACGGAAGGCCCGCGAAGAGGAGATGGCCGAACGCGACCGCGTCCTCCGTGAGGTGTACCGGATAATCGCCGACAAGGACCGGGACTTCGAGGAGAAGGTCGACGAGTTGCTCGGCCTGGGTCGGGAGGTGCTCGACACCGATTGTGCCGCGCTCTCGTCGATATCGGACGACAGCTACGTCTTCGACATCGTCCACGACCCCTCCGGACAAATCACGAGCGGCGACGTCATCCCGCTGAGCGCGACCAACTGCGAGCGCGCGGTCGTCGACGAGGAGACGCTCGTCCTCGGCGACGTCGCCGCCGAGGCCCCGGAGCTGACCGACCGGGCCGGCTACACCGAGATGGGGACCTCCTGTTATCTCGGGACGCCGGTGTGGGTCGACGGTGAGATAGACGGGACGTTCTGCTTTTTCGACACCGAACCCCGGACCGACTCCTTCACCGACTGGGAGGTGACGCTCATCGACCTGATGGGCAACTGGGTGAGCTACGAGAGAGAGCGCGAGCGCCACGCGGCACAGCTCACCCGCGAGCGCAACCGGCTCGACGACTTCGCGAGCCTCGTCAGCCACGACCTGCGGAACCCGCTGACGGTCGCGATGGGTCGGCTCGACATCATCCGCGAGGGGTACGACGGCGACCCCGACCACGTCGACACCGTCGAAGCGTCCCTGGAGCGCATGGACGCGCTCATCGAGGACCTGCTGGTGCTCTCGCGGTCGGGCAAACAGTCGGTGGAGCCGGAACCGCACGTCCTGCGGTCGGTCGCGACGGCCGCCTGGGAGGCGACCGGGTCCGACGACGCGACCCTGCACGTAGTGGACGGCGACACAACGCTCTACGGGGACACAGTCTCCACCCAGCAGCTGTTCGAGAACCTCCTGCGGAACGCGGTCGAACACGGCGGCGCCGACGTGACCGTTGAGGTCGGCGCCCTCTCGGACGGCTTCTACGTCGCTGACGACGGGCCGGGCATCCCGCCCGAGGACCGCGGACAGGTGTTCGACAGCGGCTACACGACCAGCGACGACGGCACCGGCTTCGGCCTCCGCATCGTCCGCGGGATAGTCGACGCCCACGGCTGGGCTATCGACGTCTCCGAGAGCGTGGACGGCGGCGCCCGCTTCGAGGTAACCGGCGTCAGAACGGAGTGA
- a CDS encoding glycerophosphodiester phosphodiesterase, whose translation MGPTSDDTTVIAHRGFAGRYPENTVAAVEAAARGGTGAGHAPADMVEVDVVPTADGTPVVFHDKTLGGRADGGLTDRSGTVWETDTETVTGARVLGTAETVPTLDEVLAAIPPSVGVNVEFKNPGSDDLAFETALSEAALATRADIWRPFTDAVLDVVDEHDNDVLVSSFYEAALSTVRERAPSVPVAVLVASEVRTGLEIARRYDCEAVHVALDTVPGTPFADESLAVDDLVALAHGEDRRLNAYTVRSWYQARQLVEAGVDGIIAEYPGLLGFEG comes from the coding sequence GTGGGCCCGACCAGCGACGACACAACCGTCATCGCTCACCGCGGGTTCGCCGGCCGGTACCCCGAAAACACCGTGGCGGCCGTCGAGGCGGCCGCACGCGGCGGGACGGGAGCGGGCCACGCCCCCGCGGACATGGTCGAGGTGGACGTGGTCCCCACGGCGGACGGCACCCCGGTCGTCTTCCACGACAAAACCCTCGGCGGGCGCGCCGACGGCGGGCTGACCGACCGCTCGGGCACCGTCTGGGAGACCGACACCGAGACCGTGACCGGCGCGCGGGTGCTCGGCACTGCTGAGACGGTCCCGACGCTCGACGAGGTGCTGGCGGCGATTCCGCCGAGTGTCGGGGTGAACGTCGAGTTCAAGAACCCGGGTAGCGACGACCTGGCCTTCGAGACGGCGCTCTCGGAGGCGGCCCTGGCGACCCGGGCGGACATCTGGCGGCCCTTCACCGACGCCGTCCTCGACGTCGTCGACGAGCACGACAACGACGTGCTGGTCTCCTCGTTCTACGAGGCCGCGCTCTCGACCGTCCGCGAGCGGGCCCCGTCGGTTCCGGTCGCCGTCCTCGTCGCTTCGGAGGTCCGAACCGGGTTAGAAATCGCCCGCAGATACGATTGTGAGGCGGTACACGTCGCGCTCGATACTGTGCCGGGGACGCCCTTCGCCGACGAGTCCCTCGCGGTCGACGACCTCGTTGCGCTCGCTCACGGAGAGGACCGCCGGCTGAACGCGTACACCGTCCGGAGCTGGTATCAGGCCCGCCAACTGGTCGAGGCGGGCGTCGACGGTATCATCGCCGAGTACCCCGGGCTGCTCGGTTTCGAGGGCTGA
- a CDS encoding TIGR03557 family F420-dependent LLM class oxidoreductase has protein sequence MTAIGYTLSSEEHHPSALVDYAQRAEAAGFDFLSISDHFHPWVGEQGEAPFVWSTLGGVATATEDIDVGVGVSAPIQRFHPAIYAQAAATVAAMFESRAFYAGVGTGENLNEHVLGDRWPEHAVRLEMLEEAVGVIRKLWSGREISHHGDHYTVENARLFTLPEEPPPICVSAYGERAATAAADFSDGFWSVGPQEAIEVWEDNGGEGPRFCQLQACVAETEDEAVETAYKYWPNSALPGELSAELATPALFEQATEMVSKDDIAEGSIITDPDPQAHIDSIEAAIDAGYDHVYTMQIGDDQGALLELYEEEVLPSFS, from the coding sequence ATGACAGCAATCGGCTACACCCTATCGAGCGAGGAGCACCACCCGTCGGCCCTGGTCGACTACGCCCAGCGGGCGGAGGCGGCCGGCTTCGACTTCCTCTCTATCTCGGACCACTTCCACCCCTGGGTCGGCGAGCAGGGCGAGGCGCCCTTCGTCTGGTCGACGCTGGGCGGAGTCGCGACCGCGACCGAAGACATCGACGTCGGTGTCGGCGTCTCGGCGCCGATACAGCGTTTCCACCCGGCCATCTACGCGCAGGCCGCCGCCACCGTCGCCGCGATGTTCGAGAGCCGCGCGTTCTACGCCGGCGTCGGCACCGGCGAGAACCTCAACGAACACGTCCTGGGCGACCGCTGGCCCGAACACGCCGTCCGCCTGGAGATGCTCGAAGAGGCCGTCGGCGTGATACGGAAACTCTGGTCGGGCCGGGAAATCAGCCACCACGGGGACCACTACACCGTCGAGAACGCACGGCTGTTCACGCTACCCGAGGAACCCCCGCCCATCTGCGTCTCCGCGTACGGCGAGCGCGCCGCCACGGCCGCCGCCGACTTCAGCGACGGGTTCTGGTCGGTCGGCCCGCAGGAGGCCATCGAGGTCTGGGAGGACAACGGCGGAGAGGGGCCGCGTTTCTGCCAGCTCCAGGCCTGCGTGGCCGAGACCGAGGACGAAGCGGTCGAGACCGCCTACAAGTACTGGCCCAACAGCGCGCTGCCGGGCGAACTGAGCGCCGAACTGGCCACCCCGGCGCTGTTCGAACAGGCGACGGAAATGGTCTCGAAGGACGACATCGCCGAGGGCAGCATCATCACGGACCCCGACCCGCAGGCCCACATCGACAGCATCGAGGCGGCCATCGACGCCGGCTACGACCACGTCTACACCATGCAGATAGGAGACGACCAGGGGGCGCTGCTGGAGCTGTACGAGGAGGAAGTGCTCCCGTCGTTCTCGTGA
- a CDS encoding efflux RND transporter permease subunit, with protein sequence MNYQRYIDWADDRIVDDSRKVVLAFLVVTLVFSAGLGNISTNAGTQQFTTGLPAEEAFDQVNTEFSPAFSADTGSTQLIQEESNVLSRPAMLRMLRTQESLEEHDGLRVTSTSSAAAIVARELNANATTTEAQIRTVERATDSEIDAAVRRAADDPQFTALLSNDFNRKSASASATIGVVTHELPAGLSSGSGQGGTSPLTDIQRQAEFTVEATGQGSITVFGSGILADEFSNVVADSLILTVPAAILFILFFLAIAYRDLADMALGLGALFMAIVWTFGFMGLAGIPFSQMLIAVPPLLLAVGIDFGIHAVNRYREERDGGTDIGQSMRVTTDQLLVAFGIVTGTTVIGFLANLSSDLPPIRDFGYVAAVGIIFTFLIFGVFLPAAKVELDRLREEYPIPTFSQNPLGSEGSRLSGVLRGGVVIAERAPVAFLLVTLVVTAGAGVYATDISTSFSQDDFLPPEDNPDWIESLPEPFAPSEYTVTGTTNFLEERFTTTQGGGVTVYVEGPMRQDDALEQIYRAGDDPPESFVREDGRAKSSSIVTVVRDRAERDPQFRALVSRNDHNDNGVPDDDLGEIYDYLLSSSSRDAALNYITEDYRSARITYEVEADAGDGEVTSDARDVADRFRFEATATGSTVVFQAVSDVIFESAIVSLAIALSGTAVFLVFIYWVIEGRASLGLVNIVPVVVTVALLAGTMRYLGIPLNAITGTMLALTIGLGVDYSVHVVHRFADEHHHHDLVTALDRTVRGTGGALLGSMLTTVFGIGVLALAVFPAIGQFGILTALSIIYAFFTSLLVLPSVLVLWHRATNVWPGLSGLPGFGRRRSPAPGDDD encoded by the coding sequence ATGAACTACCAACGATACATCGACTGGGCCGACGACCGCATCGTGGATGACTCCCGGAAAGTCGTCCTGGCCTTCCTGGTCGTGACCCTGGTGTTCAGCGCCGGGCTGGGCAACATCTCGACGAACGCCGGCACCCAGCAGTTCACGACCGGGCTGCCGGCCGAGGAGGCCTTCGACCAGGTCAACACCGAGTTCTCACCCGCCTTCTCGGCGGACACCGGGAGCACCCAGCTCATCCAGGAGGAGTCGAACGTACTCAGCAGACCCGCGATGTTGCGGATGCTCCGGACACAGGAGTCCCTGGAGGAACACGACGGCCTCAGGGTGACTTCGACGTCGAGCGCGGCCGCTATCGTCGCCCGGGAACTGAACGCGAACGCGACGACGACGGAGGCGCAGATACGGACCGTCGAGCGGGCCACCGACAGCGAGATAGACGCCGCCGTCCGCCGGGCCGCCGACGACCCGCAGTTTACCGCGCTGCTCAGCAACGACTTCAACCGCAAGTCGGCGTCGGCGTCCGCCACCATCGGCGTCGTCACCCACGAACTGCCGGCCGGGCTCTCCTCGGGGTCGGGGCAGGGCGGGACCAGCCCGCTGACCGACATCCAGCGCCAGGCCGAGTTCACCGTCGAGGCGACGGGCCAAGGGTCGATTACGGTGTTCGGGTCGGGCATCCTCGCCGACGAGTTCTCCAACGTCGTCGCCGACTCGCTGATTCTGACGGTCCCCGCCGCGATACTGTTCATCCTCTTCTTCCTCGCTATCGCCTACCGCGACCTGGCCGACATGGCGCTGGGGCTGGGCGCCCTCTTTATGGCCATCGTCTGGACGTTCGGCTTCATGGGCCTCGCCGGCATCCCCTTCTCCCAGATGCTCATCGCGGTGCCCCCGCTGTTGCTGGCGGTCGGCATCGACTTCGGCATCCACGCCGTCAACCGCTACCGCGAGGAGCGCGACGGCGGGACCGACATCGGTCAGTCGATGCGCGTCACGACCGACCAGCTACTGGTCGCTTTCGGTATCGTCACCGGGACGACCGTCATCGGCTTCCTTGCGAACCTCTCCAGTGACCTCCCGCCCATCCGCGACTTCGGCTACGTCGCCGCCGTCGGCATCATCTTCACCTTCCTCATCTTCGGGGTCTTCCTCCCCGCCGCGAAAGTCGAACTGGACCGCCTGCGCGAGGAGTACCCGATTCCCACCTTCAGCCAGAACCCGCTGGGCTCCGAGGGGTCCCGTCTCAGCGGCGTGTTGCGGGGCGGCGTCGTCATCGCCGAGCGCGCCCCCGTCGCCTTCCTGCTCGTGACGCTGGTCGTGACTGCCGGGGCCGGGGTGTACGCGACCGACATCTCGACGTCGTTCTCCCAGGACGACTTCCTCCCGCCCGAGGACAACCCCGACTGGATAGAGTCACTGCCCGAGCCGTTCGCGCCCAGCGAGTACACCGTCACCGGGACGACGAACTTCCTTGAGGAGCGGTTCACCACGACACAGGGCGGTGGGGTGACGGTGTACGTCGAAGGGCCGATGCGTCAGGACGACGCCCTCGAACAGATATATCGGGCCGGCGACGACCCGCCGGAGTCGTTCGTCCGCGAGGACGGCCGGGCGAAGTCGAGCTCGATTGTCACCGTCGTTCGGGACCGTGCCGAGCGTGACCCGCAGTTCCGGGCGCTCGTGTCCCGCAACGACCACAACGACAACGGCGTCCCCGACGACGACCTCGGGGAGATATACGACTACCTGCTGTCGTCCTCCTCGCGCGACGCCGCGCTCAACTACATCACCGAGGACTACCGGAGCGCCCGCATCACCTACGAGGTCGAGGCCGACGCCGGCGACGGCGAGGTGACCAGCGACGCGCGGGACGTCGCCGACCGGTTCCGCTTCGAGGCGACGGCGACGGGCAGCACCGTCGTCTTCCAGGCCGTCTCGGACGTCATCTTCGAGTCCGCCATCGTCTCGCTGGCCATCGCCCTCTCCGGGACCGCCGTCTTCCTGGTGTTCATCTACTGGGTCATCGAGGGTCGGGCCTCGCTGGGCCTCGTGAACATCGTCCCCGTCGTCGTCACCGTCGCCCTGCTCGCCGGGACGATGCGGTATCTGGGCATCCCGCTCAACGCCATCACGGGGACGATGCTGGCCCTGACTATCGGGCTGGGGGTGGACTACTCCGTCCACGTCGTCCACCGCTTCGCCGACGAGCACCACCACCACGACCTCGTGACCGCGCTGGACCGCACGGTGCGTGGCACCGGGGGCGCGCTGCTTGGCAGCATGCTGACGACCGTCTTCGGCATCGGCGTCCTCGCGCTCGCCGTCTTCCCCGCCATCGGTCAGTTCGGCATCCTGACGGCGCTGTCTATCATCTATGCCTTCTTTACCTCCCTGCTGGTCCTCCCGTCGGTGCTGGTGCTCTGGCACCGCGCGACCAACGTCTGGCCCGGCCTCAGCGGCCTCCCCGGCTTCGGGCGCCGCCGGAGCCCCGCTCCGGGCGACGACGACTAG
- a CDS encoding 5-formyltetrahydrofolate cyclo-ligase: MDKQAIRERVWDRMEEEGIARFPFPPHDRIPNFEGAPAAAERVTETDVWDGAETVKANPDSPQLPLRRAALRAGKTVYMAVPRLRDRRCFYELDPAELDDIEAAPAVSNVADHARQVGPEAVGQIDLVVSGSVAVTEDGARIGKGEGYSDLEYAVLCELGLVDASTPVLTTVHERQVVDGPESAAPGATVPVDDHDVPMDYVVTPERTVETHSPYPRPDGIDWATLDADRLAEIPVLADRRPE, encoded by the coding sequence ATGGACAAACAGGCCATCAGGGAGCGGGTGTGGGACCGGATGGAAGAGGAGGGAATCGCCCGGTTCCCGTTTCCGCCCCACGACCGCATTCCGAACTTCGAGGGCGCCCCCGCGGCCGCCGAGCGGGTGACCGAGACCGACGTGTGGGACGGCGCCGAGACGGTCAAGGCCAACCCCGACTCGCCGCAGCTCCCACTGCGCCGGGCCGCGTTGCGGGCCGGCAAGACGGTGTACATGGCGGTCCCGCGGCTGCGTGACCGACGCTGTTTCTACGAACTCGACCCGGCCGAACTGGACGACATCGAGGCCGCGCCGGCCGTCTCGAACGTCGCCGACCACGCCCGGCAGGTCGGGCCCGAGGCGGTCGGACAGATAGACCTCGTGGTCTCGGGGTCGGTGGCGGTCACCGAGGACGGCGCCCGCATCGGCAAGGGCGAGGGGTACAGCGACCTGGAGTACGCCGTTCTGTGCGAGCTGGGGCTGGTCGACGCGTCGACGCCGGTCCTGACAACGGTCCACGAACGGCAGGTCGTCGACGGGCCCGAAAGCGCCGCTCCGGGGGCGACCGTCCCCGTCGACGACCACGACGTACCGATGGACTACGTCGTCACGCCGGAGCGGACAGTCGAGACCCACAGCCCGTATCCGCGCCCCGACGGTATCGACTGGGCCACCCTCGACGCGGACCGTCTCGCGGAGATACCGGTCCTGGCCGACCGCCGTCCGGAGTGA
- a CDS encoding alpha/beta fold hydrolase: protein MNRPESETLRRGVDATGPADATTLVFVHGAVFQRRMWAPQRDALAEQFRVVTVDLPGHGERAGTDFDLGSSVELLEGVFDEVGPAILVGLSLGGYVATAYAYDSPEAVDGLVLTGSSANPVGALDPLTRAIAGLTRLLTRSDRVESKLEDFAAWWTNRRDITADHKREIIDAGFSPRQFGVAGPYLAGQDFRAAFGRYDGPALVLNGQGDLVSRLGAGDHGEAAPDARVEVVDGSGHTANLGRPEAYTEAIRRFTRRVRSDTSPGVEQQ from the coding sequence ATGAATCGACCCGAGTCGGAGACGCTCCGTCGGGGCGTCGACGCGACCGGCCCGGCGGACGCGACGACGCTCGTGTTCGTTCACGGAGCGGTGTTCCAGCGCCGGATGTGGGCGCCACAGCGGGACGCGCTGGCCGAGCAGTTCCGTGTCGTGACTGTCGACCTCCCCGGCCACGGCGAGCGGGCGGGGACCGACTTCGACCTCGGCTCGTCGGTCGAACTGTTAGAGGGGGTGTTCGACGAGGTCGGCCCGGCGATACTCGTGGGCCTCTCGCTGGGCGGGTACGTGGCGACGGCCTACGCCTACGACAGCCCCGAAGCCGTCGACGGACTGGTGCTCACGGGCAGCAGCGCGAACCCGGTCGGGGCCCTCGACCCCCTCACCCGCGCCATCGCCGGCCTGACCCGACTGCTGACCCGGAGCGACCGCGTCGAGTCGAAACTGGAGGACTTCGCCGCGTGGTGGACCAACAGGCGCGACATCACCGCCGACCACAAGCGGGAGATAATCGACGCCGGCTTCAGCCCGCGGCAGTTCGGCGTCGCCGGGCCGTACCTCGCCGGACAGGACTTCCGGGCCGCCTTCGGCCGCTACGACGGCCCGGCGCTGGTCCTCAACGGCCAGGGCGACCTCGTCAGCAGACTCGGTGCGGGCGACCACGGCGAAGCCGCGCCCGACGCCAGGGTCGAGGTCGTCGACGGCAGCGGTCACACGGCCAATCTCGGCCGGCCGGAGGCCTACACCGAGGCGATTCGGCGGTTCACGCGCCGTGTCCGCTCCGATACCTCGCCGGGGGTCGAACAGCAGTAA
- a CDS encoding ferritin-like domain-containing protein, translating to MTTESIDELLLEGLQEMYYTEQQLVDALETLAEGTENADAKEAFSEHRAETEGQIDRLERVFDQLGEEPTATEDAVVQSMISEHEQFARENEGEVLERYNMEVGQKTEHYEIAAYGNLTSLAEKTGHEEAADMLAESLREEEDALDKVTQVSEQYDQQQIAGD from the coding sequence ATGACTACAGAATCCATAGACGAGCTCCTCCTCGAGGGGCTCCAGGAGATGTACTACACCGAACAACAACTCGTCGACGCACTGGAGACACTCGCCGAGGGGACCGAGAACGCGGACGCCAAGGAGGCGTTCTCGGAACACCGCGCCGAGACGGAGGGACAGATAGACCGGCTGGAGCGGGTGTTCGACCAGCTCGGCGAGGAGCCGACCGCCACGGAGGACGCGGTCGTACAGTCGATGATCTCCGAACACGAGCAGTTCGCTCGGGAGAACGAGGGCGAAGTGCTGGAGCGGTACAACATGGAGGTCGGCCAGAAGACCGAACACTACGAGATAGCGGCCTACGGGAACCTCACGTCGCTGGCGGAGAAGACCGGCCACGAGGAGGCCGCCGACATGCTCGCGGAGTCGCTCCGGGAGGAGGAGGACGCACTCGACAAAGTGACACAGGTCAGCGAGCAGTACGACCAACAGCAGATAGCGGGCGACTGA
- a CDS encoding redox-regulated ATPase YchF, translating to MSYKIGLVGKPSVGKSTFFNAATMNDVPEGAYPFTTIDPSMGEAYVRVDCAAPEFEHSCTPNHGYCDDGVRFVPTKLVDVAGLVPGAHEGKGLGNQFLSDLNEADVLIHVVDFTGETDLEGEPTEDHDPREDIDFLENELDMWYLDVLEKGIERYRSGYHGEDGDIEVDLAEQLSAFKINEDEIKQVILSLDLELDPDAWDDADREELAREIRIRTKPMVIAANKMDTEAAQDNWEAVTTDPDYEHLTFVPVSAHAEKALKNGAEQDVLDYRPGDSDFEILADLPEAKAAGLEQIREFVDDFGGTGVQRALETALFEELEAIAVFPGARKPQDDGTFLQDCFVLPDGSTAEDFAYFLHTDIGDGFLHAHDVRSQRQIGADTELDHRDVVEITTTN from the coding sequence ATGAGCTACAAGATCGGACTCGTCGGCAAGCCCTCCGTCGGCAAGTCCACCTTCTTCAACGCGGCGACGATGAACGACGTGCCCGAGGGCGCGTACCCGTTCACGACTATCGACCCCTCGATGGGCGAGGCGTACGTCCGCGTCGACTGTGCCGCCCCGGAGTTCGAACACAGCTGTACCCCCAACCACGGCTACTGCGACGACGGCGTCCGCTTCGTCCCGACGAAACTGGTCGACGTGGCCGGGCTGGTCCCGGGCGCCCACGAGGGGAAGGGCCTGGGGAACCAGTTCCTCTCGGACCTCAACGAGGCCGACGTCCTCATCCACGTCGTCGACTTCACCGGCGAGACGGACCTGGAGGGCGAGCCCACCGAGGACCACGACCCCCGCGAGGACATCGACTTCCTGGAGAACGAACTGGACATGTGGTATCTCGACGTGCTGGAGAAGGGCATCGAGCGCTACCGCTCGGGCTACCACGGCGAGGACGGCGACATCGAGGTCGACCTCGCCGAGCAGCTCTCGGCGTTCAAGATTAACGAGGACGAGATCAAGCAGGTCATCCTGTCGCTGGACCTCGAACTCGACCCCGACGCGTGGGACGACGCGGACCGCGAGGAACTCGCCCGCGAGATCCGCATCCGGACGAAGCCGATGGTCATCGCGGCCAACAAGATGGACACCGAGGCCGCACAGGACAACTGGGAGGCGGTGACGACCGACCCCGACTACGAGCATCTCACCTTCGTCCCCGTCTCGGCCCACGCCGAGAAGGCGCTGAAGAACGGCGCCGAACAGGACGTGCTGGACTACCGGCCCGGCGACAGCGACTTCGAGATTCTGGCGGACCTGCCCGAGGCGAAGGCCGCGGGACTGGAACAGATACGGGAGTTCGTCGACGACTTCGGCGGCACCGGCGTCCAGCGGGCCCTCGAAACGGCGCTGTTCGAGGAACTGGAGGCGATTGCGGTGTTCCCCGGCGCCCGGAAACCACAGGACGACGGCACCTTCCTGCAGGACTGTTTCGTCCTCCCCGACGGGTCGACCGCCGAGGACTTCGCGTACTTCTTACACACCGACATCGGTGACGGCTTCCTCCACGCCCACGACGTGCGCTCACAGCGCCAGATAGGGGCCGACACGGAGCTAGACCACCGCGACGTGGTCGAAATCACGACGACGAACTAA